One window of the Janthinobacterium sp. PAMC25594 genome contains the following:
- a CDS encoding carbon-nitrogen hydrolase family protein, which produces MKMLHTLSAPILFAGGTALRRRLSQIAAALAAGLPLYWVLGPQPLGPLAWCAPLPVLWLALRSSRRDAAWMTFLAALLGLSSNFSYFRLLMPLPAVLAVIVVKALLWLLVVLATRRLVLRYRSGWMVLAYPVLWVAIDTLMAAFLLDGNWGSLAYSQTDNLAVLQVAALAGVPGLLFLLCLLPSALALLLAGGRAYAPAAGAAVLLLAVAFAAGAWRVHDAPAAGGPLAGLVAIDDFIGPATPPARAQAIWDQYARHVARLAGQGARLVLLPEKIAVLAPAQADAVRQRFQALARGTGAWITLGIGVQDAASRRNLAWLFSPDGAAPVSYQKHHLAPPEREFLAGSAYAVQPVAGQAMGLAICKDMHFAPLGQEYGAAGAQAMLVPAWDFQLDAWMGARMTVVRGVENGYAVLRAAREGMLTVSDAYGRVLAERASSAMPGSTLLAPLPAALPVATWAGWLGPLFGWLCVALGVILLCVGHRAAPSA; this is translated from the coding sequence TTGCCGCTGTACTGGGTGCTGGGGCCGCAGCCGCTGGGCCCGCTGGCCTGGTGCGCGCCGCTGCCCGTGCTGTGGCTGGCCCTGCGCTCGTCGCGCCGCGATGCCGCCTGGATGACCTTCCTGGCTGCCTTGTTGGGCTTGTCATCGAACTTCAGCTATTTTCGCTTGCTGATGCCCTTGCCGGCCGTGCTGGCCGTGATCGTCGTCAAGGCCTTGCTGTGGCTGCTGGTGGTGCTGGCCACGCGGCGCCTCGTGCTGCGTTACCGCTCCGGCTGGATGGTGCTGGCGTATCCCGTGCTGTGGGTGGCCATCGATACCCTGATGGCTGCCTTCTTGCTCGATGGTAACTGGGGCAGCCTTGCGTATTCGCAAACCGATAACCTTGCCGTGCTGCAGGTGGCAGCGCTGGCGGGCGTGCCTGGCCTGCTGTTTTTGCTGTGCCTGCTGCCCTCGGCGCTGGCCTTGCTGCTGGCGGGCGGCCGCGCGTATGCGCCGGCGGCGGGTGCCGCCGTGTTGCTGCTGGCGGTAGCGTTCGCCGCTGGCGCCTGGCGTGTGCACGATGCGCCGGCAGCAGGCGGGCCGCTGGCGGGGTTGGTGGCCATCGATGACTTCATCGGCCCGGCCACGCCGCCGGCGCGCGCGCAAGCCATCTGGGACCAGTACGCGCGCCACGTGGCGCGGCTGGCCGGGCAGGGCGCCCGGCTGGTGCTGTTGCCGGAAAAGATAGCCGTGCTGGCGCCCGCGCAGGCGGATGCCGTGCGGCAGCGTTTCCAGGCGCTGGCGCGCGGCACGGGCGCATGGATTACGTTGGGCATTGGCGTGCAGGACGCTGCCAGCCGGCGCAACCTGGCCTGGCTGTTTTCTCCCGATGGCGCCGCGCCCGTCAGTTATCAGAAGCATCATCTGGCGCCGCCCGAGCGCGAGTTTCTTGCTGGCAGTGCGTATGCCGTGCAGCCCGTGGCGGGGCAGGCCATGGGCCTGGCCATCTGCAAGGACATGCATTTCGCGCCGCTGGGTCAGGAGTATGGCGCGGCCGGGGCGCAGGCGATGCTGGTGCCGGCCTGGGATTTCCAGCTCGATGCCTGGATGGGCGCGCGCATGACCGTCGTGCGCGGCGTGGAAAACGGTTATGCCGTGCTGCGCGCGGCGCGCGAGGGTATGTTGACGGTCAGCGATGCGTATGGACGGGTGCTGGCGGAACGGGCCAGCAGCGCCATGCCGGGCAGCACCTTGCTGGCGCCACTGCCGGCGGCGCTGCCTGTGGCAACCTGGGCCGGCTGGCTGGGGCCGCTGTTCGGCTGGCTGTGCGTGGCGCTGGGCGTGATCCTGCTGTGCGTGGGGCACCGCGCCGCG